In a single window of the Necator americanus strain Aroian chromosome X, whole genome shotgun sequence genome:
- a CDS encoding hypothetical protein (NECATOR_CHRX.G21570.T1): MSELVPVDEKLFARILHCPSCGHEYHEQLSNIALDESTDSESPKRRRMTDPASLVCPKCNVTIKEEKSDDVNTRMEAGMAGPLSGDHHTTKASQEDICGNRPREAKPEKPNKMHEDDGGLIIDVENVTPSPPDRLIIANSPTADSKNSIPSETSNGSTVHVKAEVKKEASLSSDSLRDAKPSVNDKHNIPPGPCPDELQHPNDTTVEKEIKLEDDKPSPPDLLSILRNRELWSPISDDEISPNTTPMANSPFPNIQNPILGSGASSSAFIPNPLVTPLSSLPPFNVQNPALGIVPPGITNNSMNNMASTLLNLPLSPLNATPNYSLSPYSGNLLGNMTPPFPNLSVPPPPLGGIANFCPPVFANTPMENPIPRPPPMSTLQHPTLGNTLNRGFVPFTEDPSNNMTSSSVSPNIHVPQGAFTGPGIIPGTPQMNVPPNIHAPQAAVARPSAVPGTPQMNVPRNIHAPQATVARPGAVPASPQMDVPANIHGPQAAVARPAEVSGATQMDVPANIYGHQGVVARSGTVPVAPQMNVPPNIHAPQGAAVRPSTVPGTTQMNVPPNIHAPQGATVRPSAVPGTTQMNVPRNIHAPQATVARPGAVPASPQMSGPSNIHAPQSALVRSGSLPATPQRNVSPKVHGLQGAVGKPVVVPGTPQVNVPSNIHAPQGAVVRPGVVPGTPQMNMQASAPVRANPSPQSTITGSNTRTCVKNTATSPSAPQPLPKPLPKRPIVTRPAATASAPTHGHAPPPNANLSAPEYQCLQQLTGAPVMNALEKPLFAMCIKCNTEFYELKPMDFKLLFPAESIQTSSNLADLVSSLSSGDPGALQPATSTHTHTRAPSALVSDVSNVGPSSSRATQQLGRHGSAHSLLCNQDQPTSSHQEDMYRQSCEFLRSRGITPEPSPTVQGNQNTATIRRTVPSGRRSTKNIGTSGNSAK; this comes from the exons ATGTCTGAATTGGTG CCTGttgatgaaaaattatttgctcGGATTCTTCACTGCCCAAGTTGCGGTCATGAATATCACGAG CAGCTGTCGAATATCGCTTTGGACGAGAGCACCGATTCTGAATCTCCTAAG AGACGCAGAATGACCGATCCTGCTTCGTTGGTTTGTCCAAAGTGTAACGTAACCATCAAGGAg GAGAAATCGGACGATGTGAATACCCGCATGGAAGCTGGGATGGCTGGTCCACTGTCTGGTGATCACCATACTACCAAGGCTTCTCAAGAAGACATTTGCGGCAACCGTCCTCGTGAAGCTAAGCCGGAAAAACCA AACAAAATGCATGAGGATGATGGTGGTTTGATAATCGACGTAGAAAATGTCACACCATCACCTCCGGATCGACTTATCATCGCGAATTCTCCTACGGCTGACAGCAAAAATTCCATTCCATCT GAAACGTCAAATGGCAGCACTGTTCATGTGAAGGCTGAAGTTAAGAAGGAAGCATCTTTGTCCAGTGATTCTTTGCGCGACGCAAAGCCTTCTGTAAATGATAAACATAATATTCCTCCTGGTCCATGTCCTGATGAACTTCAG CATCCCAACGATACTactgttgaaaaagaaattaagttGGAAGACGATAAACCTTCGCCTCCTGATCTTCTGAGTATCCTGAGAAATAGGGAACTATGGTCTCCTATTTCTGATGATGAAATTTCACCA AATACTACGCCCATGGCAAATTCACCCTTTCCCAACATCCAGAACCCGATTCTGGGAAGTGGAGCGAGTTCGTCTGCTTTCATCCCAAATCCATTG GTTACTCCGCTGTCGTCTTTGCCTCCCTTTAATGTCCAGAATCCAGCGCTTGGCATTGTCCCACCTGGAATCACCAATAATTCGATG AACAATATGGCTTCAACTCTTCTCAATCTTCCTCTTTCGCCTCTGAATGCTACTCCAAACTATTCTCTCTCTCCATATTCCGGGAATCTGCTG GGTAATATGACACCACCTTTCCCTAATCTCAGCGTACCGCCACCACCTCTAGGTGGTATTGCAAACTTTTGTCCTCCTGTCTTTGCCAACACACCAATG GAAAATCCAATACCGCGCCCACCACCCATGTCTACCCTTCAACATCCAACTTTGGGGAATACGCTAAATCGTGGATTTGTTCCGTTTACGGAAGATCCATCA AATAATATGACATCCTCTTCCGTTTCTCCTAACATCCACGTCCCTCAAGGCGCTTTTACAGGGCCCGGTATAATTCCAGGTACTCCACAG ATGAATGTTCCTCCCAACATCCACGCTCCTCAAGCGGCTGTCGCAAGACCCAGTGCAGTTCCAGGCACTCCACAG ATGAATGTGCCTCGTAACATCCACGCTCCACAAGCCACTGTTGCAAGGCCCGGTGCAGTTCCAGCCTCTCCACAG ATGGATGTTCCTGCAAACATCCACGGACCTCAAGCCGCTGTTGCAAGGCCAGCTGAAGTTTCAGGTGCTACACAG ATGGATGTTCCAGCGAACATTTACGGTCATCAAGGCGTTGTTGCAAGATCCGGTACAGTTCCAGTTGCTCCACAG ATGAATGTTCCTCCTAACATCCACGCTCCTCAAGGCGCTGCTGTAAGGCCCAGTACAGTTCCAGGTACTACACAG ATGAATGTTCCTCCTAACATCCACGCTCCTCAAGGCGCAACTGTAAGGCCCAGTGCAGTTCCAGGTACTACACAG ATGAATGTGCCTCGTAACATCCACGCTCCTCAAGCCACTGTTGCAAGGCCCGGTGCAGTTCCAGCCTCTCCACAG ATGAGTGGTCCATCTAACATCCACGCTCCACAAAGCGCTCTTGTAAGGTCTGGTTCGCTTCCGGCTACTCCACAG AGGAATGTTTCTCCTAAAGTCCACGGTCTTCAAGGCGCTGTTGGAAAGCCCGTTGTAGTCCCAGGTACTCCGCAG gtgaatgTTCCTTCTAACATCCACGCTCCTCAGGGCGCTGTTGTAAGGCCCGGTGTAGTTCCAGGTACTCCACAG ATGAATATGCAGGCTTCAGCTCCTGTTAGAGCCAATCCTTCACCTCAAAGTACTATCACGGGCTCTAATACTCGTACTTGTGTCAAGAATACAGCCACGAGTCCA AGTGCTCCGCAGCCTTTGCCAAAGCCTTTGCCGAAACGTCCTATCGTTACTAGGCCTGCAGCTACCGCTAGTGCTCCT ACGCATGGACATGCGCCGCCACCGAACGCAAATTTGAGCGCA CCGGAATATCAGTGTCTACAGCAGTTGACTGGGGCACCAGTAATGAACGCACTGGAAAAGCCTCTGTTTGCTATGTGCATTAAATGTAATACTGAATTCTATGAATTG AAACCTATGGATTTCAAACTGCTCTTCCCAGCAGAATCTATTCAAACATCGTCGAATCTGGCAGATCTG GTTTCATCCTTATCCAGCGGTGATCCGGGAGCTTTACAGCCGGCAACTTCTACGCATACGCATACTCGTGCTCCTTCTGCCTTGGTTTCTGATGTTTCGAA CGTTGGTCCATCATCTTCTCGTGCAACTCAGCAGCTGGGACGTCACGGATCTGCGCATAGTCTTTTGTGTAACCAAGACCAACCAACCTCATCACACCAGGAag ACATGTACCGTCAGTCTTGCGAATTTTTGAGAAGCAGAGGAATTACTCCGGAACCCAGTCCTACG GTGCAAGGGAATCAGAACACTGCCACGATTCGCCGTACAGTTCCATCTGGG cGTCGTTCCACTAAGAATATTGGAACCAGCGGAAACAGTGCTAAATAA
- a CDS encoding hypothetical protein (NECATOR_CHRX.G21571.T1), with protein MDPLSAAEHTNGRLTSWVGFDEISMTSPIAGQTTSSGQNHGIRPESVDLCDGRNSVATEERLELEDNERAVVTPLPTKEVIADPSALSQAPVVDASQEYHEKRPVIMTRDADPIRGIMTPGGIHLVNSKIIATVYPENTMCSWVIPPRYDPYSIPSVLAAEGFTMPAEDYVTAMELITNDYRFRSFSSLYSRLVAFWMTLSIVILLVVLFANSEGGILVMSFCLFWCVMLFAGIIACAIIRKQIRIGLRHCVQSANKVLIKNNMIAGVEDKGQLSCHKVVIHMMWFRLEDCLPDIERLIRIEASGGAVVFGSGAHTAPAKEMTKKEIEEKARHLILKYSQEYVKDTARYRLVFPSRPSLGVSDYAPKHCPKQLCLCQYIDKNHFNRPPKKWYSHFV; from the exons ATGGATCCGCTCTCTGCAGCGGAACATACGAACGGTCGTCTGACCAGTTGGGTGGGTTTTGATGAGATTTCAATGACGTCACCCATTGCTGGACAGACGACATCATCTGGTCAAAATCATGGGATTCGTCCTGAAAGTGTTGACCTCTGTGATGGACGAAATAGTGTTGCAACAGAAGAGCGACTTGAATTGGAAGATAACGAGAGAGCAGTTGTTACTCCTCTCCCGACAAAGGAAGTAATTGCTG ATCCATCCGCCCTTAGTCAGGCTCCTGTTGTCGACGCTTCCCAGGAATATCATGAGAAACGCCCCGTAATCATGACCAGAGATGCGGATCCAATTCGTGGAATAATGACACCTGGAGGAATTCATTTAG TAAACAGCAAAATCATCGCCACCGTTTATCCTGAAAACACCATGTGTTCATGGGTGATTCCACCTCGTTATGATCCATATTCAATTCCTTCAGTTTTGGCAGCGGAAGGTTTTACC ATGCCCGCCGAGGATTATGTAACAGCTATGGAGCTCATCACGAATGATTATCGATTCAGAAG CTTTTCCTCATTATACTCTCGTTTGGTGGCATTCTGGATGACATTATCCATCGTTATCCTGCTAGTGGTACTGTTTGCCAATTCCGAGGGAGGAATTCTTGTGATGTCGTTTTGTCTGTTCTGGTGTGTCATGTTATTTGCTGGAATTATCGCATGTGCCATCATTCGGAAACAG ATACGTATTGGCCTCAGACACTGTGTCCAGTCTGCAAACAAAGTGTTGATAAAGAACAATATGATAGCTGGTGTCGAGGACAAAGGGCAGCTGAGTTGCCACAAAGTTGTT ATTCATATGATGTGGTTCCGACTAGAAGATTGTCTTCCGGACATCGAACGGCTAATTCGAATTGAGGCCAGTGGAGGAGCTGTGGTATTTGGCAGTGGTGCACATACGGCTCCAGCTAAAGAAATGACTAAGAAGGAG atagaagaaaaagcacGCCATCTCATCCTCAAGTATAGTCAAGAATATGTAAAGGACACTGCCAGG TATCGTCTCGTATTCCCAAGTAGACCTTCACTGGGTGTGAGTGACTACGCTCCGAAGCACTGTCCTAAGCAACTGTGTTTGTGCCAATACATTGACAAG AATCACTTCAATCGTCCACCAAAAAAGTGGTATTCACATTTTGTGTAG
- a CDS encoding hypothetical protein (NECATOR_CHRX.G21572.T1): MDVSLSKLWEEWCNRDTIMAKLKDIKELHGIRILKQEPLETLLAFICSSNNNISRISSMVNKLAKLYGDSIVIDSSMQNDHDVLDRFPELGYAFPSLSQLSAVQDQLGTVLREQLFGYRANYVSETVRQLSKMPSNILVDVQALPCDEIRKFLLGFSGVGPKVAECVALMSLGQNQCVPIDRHVFEITKKYFLPELKDSGLTDALNRRLVEFYEEKFGPYAGWAQAVLFNQQLEKFVHSSPVKKPIRQLGSEMKAKTNKGKKILKKTRRKGKASS; encoded by the exons ATGGACGTCTCTCTTTCCAAATTATGGGAAGAATGGTGCAATCGTGATACTATCATGGCTAAACTCAAAGACATCAAAGAGTTGCATGGTATCCGAATACTCAAACAGGAACCATTAGAGACGTTACTCGCTTTCATCTGCTCATCTAATAACaatatttcaaggatttcaa GTATGGTAAATAAACTAGCAAAATTATATGGTGATTCGATTGTAATTGATTCCTCGATGCAGAATGATCATGATGTGCTTGATCGGTTCCCTGAGTTGGGCTATGCTTTCCCATCATTGTCTCAGCTGAGTGCCGTTCAGGATCAGCTGGGTACTGTGCTACGTGAACAATTATTCGGATATAGAGCCAATTATGTGAG CGAAACTGTTCGGCAACTAAGCAAAATGCCTTCGAATATTCTTGTGGATGTTCAAGCTCTTCCGTGTGATGAAATCCGAAAGTTTCTGCTAGGATTTTCAGGCGTTGGTCCCAAG GTTGCAGAATGTGTGGCGCTAATGTCTCTTGGACAGAATCAATGTGTCCCCATAGATCGTCATGTTTTTGAG ATTacaaaaaagtactttttgcCCGAACTTAAGGATTCCGGCTTGACTGACGCGTTAAACCGTCGCCTTG TGGAAttctatgaagaaaaatttggacCTTATGCTGGTTGGGCTCAAGCTGTATTGTTTAACCAACAATTGGAGAAATTTGTGCACAGCTCACCTGTGAAAAAACCTATACGTCAACTTGGAAGCGAGATGAAAGCAAAAACtaacaaaggaaagaaaatactcAAGAAAACTCGCAGAAAAGGAAAGGCTAGCTCATGA
- a CDS encoding hypothetical protein (NECATOR_CHRX.G21569.T1), with amino-acid sequence MNLIELTVDEVLSMLPFLDQNDRDIIEEKDIDGWQIFNGCDSIYLQEKYNLSMRGADYIEATFTPYAAHDIYPNRFAASMEEVLYRSFSSDCDLPTVDELIAQNRVIFEEYEEDNDMTGPGTSSLLSDE; translated from the exons ATGAACTTGATCGAACTCACCGTGGACGAAGTTCTCTCGATGCTTCCTTTTCTCGATCAAAATGACAGAGACATAATTGAAGAGAAG gatatTGATGGTTGGCAAATATTTAATGGATGCGACAGCATTTATCTCCaggaaaaatacaatttaTCGATGAGAGGTGCCGATTAC atCGAGGCAACGTTCACACCTTATGCAGCTCATGATATCTATCCGAATAGATTCGCAGCATCTATGGAGGAAGTCCTCTATAGGAGCTTCAGCTCTGACTGCGATCTTCCGACGGTAGACGAACTCATAGCTCAGAACAGagtcatttttgaagaatatgaGGAGGACAATGATATGACGGGACCCGGCACAAGTTCCCTCCTCAGTGACGAATAA